The Stieleria sp. JC731 genome has a segment encoding these proteins:
- a CDS encoding glycosyltransferase family 2 protein encodes MRPRQNTLAPEVSVVMSCFNSESHLREAVDSICRQTLRNWELVAINDGSTDSTGKILDKYAQADPRIKVIHQSNRGLTQSLIRGCSLAKAELIARQDADDRSMPNRLQSQLDLLRRSERLGFVSCFANYVGPENELLCLTKRPSDPLIATQQLLNERIGPPAHGTVMFRKFVYSAVGGYRPEFFYAQDADLWLRMAEVSLIGYVSEPLYEFRFHPSSITGTKRDVQKQFGVLGQQCRSARKSHEDETVWLDKAAELSACIRSELGQGRLAKPESGNERTNQIRIDYLIGSQLVKNRDARGKQYLARVLRRSPAHVKAWLRMVQAMSQHFSPPYRDNASDLSIPRIGLLQSRPPLHKSKRSESSFRGVKGDNSKSVGC; translated from the coding sequence ATGAGACCTCGCCAAAACACGTTGGCACCCGAAGTATCGGTTGTGATGAGCTGCTTCAATAGTGAGTCTCACCTCCGCGAAGCTGTTGACTCGATTTGTCGTCAAACGCTTCGAAACTGGGAACTTGTCGCGATCAACGATGGATCCACAGACTCGACCGGCAAAATCCTGGACAAATACGCGCAAGCTGACCCTCGAATCAAAGTCATTCACCAATCCAATCGTGGGCTGACACAATCGCTTATTCGAGGATGCTCACTTGCCAAAGCAGAACTGATCGCCCGACAAGACGCCGACGATCGGTCAATGCCAAACCGTCTGCAATCACAACTCGATCTACTACGTCGATCAGAACGACTGGGTTTTGTTTCTTGCTTTGCCAACTACGTCGGACCAGAAAACGAGCTGCTCTGTTTGACAAAACGGCCTTCAGATCCACTCATTGCCACACAACAATTGTTGAATGAACGCATTGGGCCGCCGGCACACGGAACCGTCATGTTCCGCAAGTTCGTCTATTCAGCTGTCGGTGGCTACCGTCCCGAATTTTTCTATGCCCAGGATGCAGACTTGTGGTTACGAATGGCGGAAGTATCGCTGATCGGATACGTCAGCGAGCCGCTATATGAATTTCGTTTTCATCCTAGCAGCATCACCGGAACGAAGCGAGACGTTCAAAAACAGTTCGGCGTACTCGGACAACAATGTCGCTCTGCTCGTAAATCTCACGAAGACGAAACCGTATGGCTCGACAAAGCGGCTGAGCTATCCGCGTGCATTCGATCTGAACTTGGACAAGGTCGATTAGCTAAACCAGAATCCGGCAATGAAAGAACTAACCAAATCCGCATCGATTATCTGATCGGATCGCAGCTAGTCAAAAACCGAGATGCGAGAGGAAAGCAGTATCTCGCACGAGTGCTTCGCCGAAGTCCTGCGCACGTCAAAGCATGGCTACGGATGGTTCAAGCAATGTCCCAGCATTTCAGCCCACCATATCGAGACAACGCTAGCGACTTGTCGATTCCCAGGATTGGTCTCTTGCAAAGTCGCCCTCCACTCCACAAATCCAAACGGAGCGAAAGCAGCTTTCGCGGAGTGAAAGGCGACAATAGTAAATCGGTAGGCTGCTAA
- a CDS encoding glycosyltransferase family 4 protein — translation MASFATTHRSLRIFTVANVPPDPNSGAAGTVYHTNLALRELGHHVDEIWQEDLGKRLVSHGNLHALLEQPRRYRNAILNATKKYSYDVVLISQPQGFLAAKTLKKQGFKGVVVNRSHGLELRVNAVLPGWHKRLGVPESRLPSITRILRRYLDRQWNAAVESFDGIVLPSSDDLEFLKRQFSDVGTAMTMIHHGIPDSFLQTSPPPMTKQRQKRLLFIGQHSFIKGPDILVRVANKVLQEDPQLTLTWVTNESAHRNLHCQLRPEIQPRVSLRPWIAQHELLPLLDSHGVFVFPSLFEGAGKACSEALARGLGVVASDTGAMRDHLRQIAPNWLCPVGDVAAISEKIRWMTGNNAPIDRDREAAILYCRSLTWKSCAQQLVRFFAHCAARKHDAAKKRLSSDVPLRPHFRQTESGLLISS, via the coding sequence ATGGCATCATTCGCCACCACACACCGATCGCTTCGGATTTTTACCGTTGCCAATGTGCCACCCGACCCAAATTCGGGGGCTGCCGGAACGGTCTATCACACGAATCTTGCGCTTCGTGAACTTGGTCACCATGTGGACGAAATTTGGCAAGAGGATCTCGGCAAAAGACTAGTTAGCCATGGCAACCTACACGCATTGCTTGAACAACCGCGTCGATATCGAAACGCAATCTTGAATGCGACGAAGAAATACTCTTATGACGTCGTCCTGATCAGTCAACCGCAAGGTTTTTTGGCTGCGAAGACACTAAAAAAGCAGGGATTCAAGGGTGTTGTCGTCAATCGCAGCCACGGTCTTGAACTTCGCGTAAACGCTGTACTGCCTGGTTGGCACAAGCGACTTGGGGTTCCTGAATCTCGCTTACCTTCGATCACCCGCATACTACGTCGCTATCTGGACCGACAGTGGAACGCTGCCGTCGAATCGTTCGATGGAATCGTTCTCCCAAGCAGCGATGACCTTGAATTCTTGAAACGCCAGTTCAGCGATGTCGGCACAGCGATGACGATGATTCATCACGGCATACCGGATTCGTTTCTTCAAACCTCACCGCCTCCGATGACCAAACAGCGTCAAAAGCGATTGCTGTTCATTGGCCAGCATTCGTTTATCAAAGGGCCCGACATTTTGGTCCGGGTTGCAAACAAGGTACTTCAAGAAGATCCACAACTGACATTGACGTGGGTGACAAACGAATCAGCCCATCGGAATCTTCATTGCCAGCTTCGACCAGAAATTCAGCCAAGGGTTTCACTTCGACCTTGGATTGCGCAACACGAGCTTTTGCCGCTGCTGGATTCGCACGGCGTGTTCGTGTTCCCATCATTGTTCGAAGGGGCGGGGAAAGCTTGTTCCGAAGCGCTTGCTCGCGGACTAGGCGTGGTCGCATCAGACACCGGAGCAATGCGTGACCACCTCCGTCAAATTGCACCCAACTGGCTTTGCCCCGTCGGTGATGTGGCCGCAATTTCTGAAAAGATTCGATGGATGACCGGCAATAATGCCCCCATCGATCGTGATCGGGAAGCGGCGATTCTCTATTGCAGATCACTCACTTGGAAGTCTTGTGCACAACAACTCGTTCGTTTTTTTGCACACTGTGCTGCCAGGAAGCACGATGCCGCAAAGAAACGACTTAGTTCCGATGTGCCCCTTCGGCCGCATTTTCGTCAGACAGAAAGCGGACTCTTGATTTCATCTTGA
- a CDS encoding glycosyltransferase family 4 protein: MSRYANLIDLALNRYSDIRVERVCVSPSLHKFPQRLRTPLHHLLAFADAKRIASQIEADVVHIIDGSHGYLTSAFPQHRVVATVHDMIPKLQSLQKFSVPKPNKVSRIIINAAFRGLANADQLIFDSHQTGRDYRSLQKHRTSCDSVIAPPLEDIFYQPAARSAAAPFDQDYVFHIGNNGFYKNREGVIRIFAKIQAQLDHHLVMAGPAPTRDLNELVQRFGIEGRIHFVCDPTDMEIRQLYQHAAAFLFPSLYEGFGWPPIEAMACGCPVICSDCGSLAEIDRNAAKVIASGNETEMSESLMQLLLNSRERERLIARGREYAQRFTLERFADSLQKVYRSAIRVRLVPTTVRRPYTYRIPSPRPCVSPSIV, translated from the coding sequence ATGTCACGCTACGCCAACCTGATCGATCTAGCGTTAAACCGCTACAGCGATATCAGGGTCGAACGTGTCTGTGTTAGTCCGTCGCTACATAAATTTCCGCAGCGATTGCGCACACCTCTGCACCATCTCCTTGCGTTCGCAGACGCCAAGAGAATCGCTTCGCAGATCGAAGCGGATGTCGTCCATATCATTGACGGAAGCCACGGGTATCTGACATCGGCGTTTCCACAACACCGAGTTGTGGCGACGGTTCACGACATGATTCCAAAGCTGCAGTCACTGCAGAAGTTTTCGGTTCCGAAACCAAACAAGGTCTCTCGGATCATTATCAACGCTGCCTTTCGAGGTCTGGCAAATGCGGATCAACTGATCTTTGACAGCCATCAAACCGGGCGAGACTATCGGTCATTGCAGAAACATCGAACAAGTTGTGATTCAGTCATCGCGCCACCACTAGAAGACATCTTCTATCAACCGGCTGCCCGGTCAGCAGCCGCGCCGTTTGACCAAGACTATGTCTTTCACATTGGTAACAATGGTTTTTACAAGAACCGAGAGGGTGTGATTCGGATATTCGCAAAAATCCAGGCCCAACTGGACCACCACTTGGTAATGGCCGGCCCTGCCCCGACACGTGACTTGAACGAATTGGTACAGCGCTTTGGGATCGAAGGCCGTATTCATTTTGTGTGCGACCCGACAGATATGGAAATCCGGCAACTGTACCAGCATGCGGCCGCCTTTCTTTTCCCGAGTCTCTATGAAGGTTTCGGCTGGCCACCTATCGAAGCGATGGCCTGTGGTTGCCCGGTCATCTGTAGCGACTGCGGTTCGCTAGCGGAAATTGACCGTAACGCCGCAAAAGTGATTGCCAGTGGCAATGAAACGGAAATGTCTGAATCACTGATGCAGCTGCTATTGAATTCGCGTGAACGAGAAAGACTTATCGCCCGAGGACGAGAATACGCTCAGCGTTTTACACTCGAACGATTCGCGGATTCCCTTCAAAAGGTCTATCGCTCGGCGATTCGAGTTCGATTGGTTCCGACCACCGTTCGGCGTCCCTACACATATCGGATCCCTTCGCCCCGACCTTGTGTGTCTCCATCGATAGTCTAG
- a CDS encoding glycosyltransferase family 2 protein encodes MTLVRVVKIDCQSSSHRSLLSSITVTAMISIVIPTYNRNWTLIETIESLLALKTKANEILIVDQSAQHDHDTTNRLRHWSSEGSIRWLHRKQPSITAAMNQGLREATSPYVLFLDDDIRPNSEVIRAHQTEHEISPDLWATVGQVIQPWQKPQNCEPPRKLKGLRKDDDFPFNSTCVSNIENVMAGNLCVHRNRALSIGGFDERFIGSAFRFETDFARRLNNAGGTIRFLGHAGVNHLRVEDGGTRSEGSHLNSADPCHGFGDHFYALRHADSFIAGYAYCINRIFREVRTKYHLRNPWWIPVKLVGECHAFLQAYSATRRLSKLKRLTG; translated from the coding sequence TTGACGCTTGTCCGCGTTGTCAAAATCGATTGCCAATCGTCTTCACACCGTAGCCTTCTATCGAGCATCACTGTGACTGCGATGATTTCCATCGTTATCCCAACCTACAACCGAAACTGGACACTCATCGAAACGATTGAGTCGTTGTTGGCTTTGAAGACCAAAGCAAATGAGATCTTGATTGTCGATCAATCAGCCCAGCATGATCACGACACGACGAACCGATTGCGTCACTGGAGCAGTGAGGGTTCGATTCGATGGTTGCATCGGAAACAACCATCGATAACCGCTGCGATGAACCAAGGACTACGCGAAGCGACGTCACCCTATGTGTTGTTCTTGGACGATGACATTCGGCCGAATTCGGAGGTCATTCGTGCTCATCAAACGGAGCACGAGATATCTCCGGACTTGTGGGCGACGGTTGGCCAAGTCATTCAGCCTTGGCAGAAACCACAGAATTGTGAGCCGCCCAGGAAGCTTAAAGGGCTGCGAAAAGACGACGACTTCCCATTCAATTCGACATGCGTCTCGAATATCGAAAACGTCATGGCGGGGAACCTTTGCGTCCATCGAAACCGAGCTCTTTCGATTGGTGGCTTCGATGAACGATTCATCGGATCAGCTTTCCGATTTGAAACAGATTTTGCACGTCGACTGAACAACGCCGGCGGAACCATTCGCTTTCTTGGCCATGCCGGTGTCAATCACCTTCGAGTCGAAGACGGGGGCACGCGCAGCGAAGGAAGCCATTTGAATAGCGCCGACCCATGCCATGGATTTGGCGATCACTTTTACGCTCTCCGCCATGCGGATTCGTTCATTGCTGGCTATGCCTACTGCATCAATCGAATCTTTCGCGAAGTTCGCACCAAGTATCACTTGCGGAATCCGTGGTGGATCCCAGTCAAGCTGGTCGGTGAATGCCACGCATTTTTGCAAGCCTACTCGGCAACTCGCCGGCTTTCGAAGTTAAAGCGATTGACCGGTTGA
- a CDS encoding glycosyltransferase, with amino-acid sequence MSYRLFVDIRNITPMKLAYVTSHPIQYQVPVFRELAKRSDIEFLAMYAMIPDAATQGDGFGVEFEWDLPLLSGYESHVLQNESMHPSVTRFSGCDTPTILSSLRGHQVDVVVVNGWVVKTCLQALRSCRKLNIPCLVRGEANHLRPRPYWKRFLQRRLVRKFDACLAIGIANRHFYESYGVPKQEIFDSPYCVENSRFTSEVFRQPEDRFAFRDQIGITPDATCFLYCGKFEAKKHPLELLDAFKNAVQSMRSDRPIHLLMVGDGAMRKECQNFANDHRLPCSFTGFLNQTEIVRAYSASDCLVLPSDHGETWGLVVNEAMAAGLPAIVSDQVGCRQDLIETDRTGFTFRFGDWNALTELFVKAAKARDQLKIMGQYANQRIASYSPSAAACGIAQAAHWVHRASPKKRAI; translated from the coding sequence TTGTCATACCGACTGTTTGTCGACATCCGAAACATCACACCGATGAAACTGGCGTACGTCACAAGTCATCCGATTCAGTATCAAGTCCCGGTATTCCGAGAACTTGCTAAACGGTCCGATATCGAATTTCTCGCGATGTATGCGATGATTCCGGATGCTGCAACGCAAGGCGATGGCTTTGGCGTTGAATTCGAATGGGATTTGCCGCTTCTAAGTGGGTACGAGTCTCACGTGCTTCAAAACGAATCCATGCACCCCAGCGTGACTCGCTTTTCCGGTTGTGACACTCCAACGATCCTATCATCCCTACGGGGCCATCAGGTCGACGTCGTTGTGGTCAACGGCTGGGTAGTGAAAACCTGCCTTCAAGCATTGCGTTCCTGCCGCAAACTGAACATCCCATGTCTGGTACGTGGTGAAGCCAACCACTTGCGGCCGCGTCCATACTGGAAACGTTTTTTGCAGCGCCGCCTTGTTCGCAAGTTCGATGCCTGCCTCGCGATTGGAATTGCGAATCGCCACTTTTATGAAAGCTACGGTGTACCCAAACAGGAAATTTTTGATTCACCATACTGTGTCGAAAACTCGCGTTTTACATCCGAAGTCTTTCGACAACCTGAAGACAGGTTTGCCTTTCGCGATCAAATCGGGATCACCCCCGACGCGACTTGCTTTCTCTACTGCGGAAAATTTGAAGCCAAGAAGCATCCTCTCGAATTGTTGGACGCATTCAAAAATGCTGTCCAGTCGATGCGTTCGGATCGGCCAATCCATTTGTTGATGGTCGGCGATGGAGCAATGCGTAAGGAATGTCAGAACTTTGCGAATGACCATCGCCTTCCGTGCAGCTTCACAGGCTTTTTGAATCAAACGGAAATTGTCCGTGCTTATTCCGCATCGGATTGCTTGGTTCTGCCCTCGGATCACGGGGAAACCTGGGGCTTGGTTGTCAATGAAGCCATGGCAGCAGGACTACCCGCGATTGTGAGCGATCAAGTGGGATGCCGACAAGACTTGATCGAAACTGATCGTACAGGTTTTACGTTCCGGTTTGGTGACTGGAACGCCCTGACTGAATTGTTCGTCAAAGCTGCAAAAGCCCGTGATCAATTGAAGATCATGGGGCAATACGCCAACCAACGTATCGCTTCCTACTCGCCTTCAGCAGCAGCATGCGGAATTGCCCAGGCGGCTCATTGGGTTCATCGAGCATCCCCAAAGAAGCGAGCGATCTAG